A region of the Channa argus isolate prfri chromosome 3, Channa argus male v1.0, whole genome shotgun sequence genome:
TCGTGCAGAATGGGGAAAGCAATGCAGAAGGATTAGGTGGGTATACAGTTGATTTTATGtcataaaaaacacactgcacataTTAAATTAGGTCTCTAGTATCACAATGTCAACATTGaacctgaaaacattttcactactgtcttcctcttcttcattaATGTCTAATAACCATTATACTGCATAACTTGAAGACCATGAATGCCTTGCTTAATCTATTCATCTGTATGTTTTGTACACTGATCTGaattaacattgtaaaagaaTGAACAGCACAAGCATAACTATACTTCACCAAAAAGGTCATATATGCTCTGatgaatatttacatattttaatgaataaagcAATATAGGTCTGTAAGTGCATAGCATGCATTTTTAGAGGGCAGCAGGTCCAGGGACATGTCAGTGAAGATGCTACTCAAGCTGTTAAAGATGAAAAGATGACGAGAGAGTTGTGAAAATGAGTTTGACCcatcaatttgtatttaaatccTCCAGGGTATGTAGCTTTTTTGTCGAGATTACAGAATCTAAATCTACATCATGTTATAAAATCTGTTGTTGAAAGGCAGCGACTCTTTGCTCCAATGTCTTTCATTAAGCACACTGTAGTTTATTGCCTGTGGTAAAAACAGTGTTGTCTTTCATtagctgcttctttttcttaGAGCAAAGACGAATGACGAATATACACAATAAAACCTAGTAATTGGTGATAAGATGAGTGTTGCATGCTGATTGAAAAATTCTCTCAACTTTATTTAGATATATAAACACTTCTGCCTTTCCTAATTAATGCAATTGttcatatttccttttttattgtgATCAATATGTTTTTCCTTTAGAAACAACTGAGGATGAAGTGAACCAAAGCCCCCAAATGAATGAAACTCCCATAATCCTACCCAATGGTAGTAGAGACTTTAACACTAACACCAATCCCAGTTCTTTAGAACAGAGTATTGGGTCCATTACCAATGGACCAGTCTGCACTGCTGAGGTTGTCATTAGCATGAAGTTGGAACCTGGGTTGAGTCTTGATGTTTCTGAAACAGAGCCTGGTCAGGTtccaaatgtaaatattaatgaagaggaagaagaagggaCTCTGGTGATGAGAGCAGAATGTGTGATTATAACAGATGAAGGGGATGATGTACCTGAGGATCCTACACCCTATGAAGATCAGCATGAGATTGCGCAGTCAGAGGAAATCCCTCTGCCAAAACCAGAAACATgcaaagagggaggagaggatgTGGAAGGGGAACTTACCGAAGAAGCAGCTCAAGAAAGATTCACACAACCAGAGATGAGTGAAGCAACTGAACCCACTACAGAGGCAGAACCAGTACCTACAGATGCAGCAGATGTTCAGGATGACATAAAGATAAACGGAGATGACTGTACAAAAGATGAAGGACAGGACAAACAATCAGCAGATCCCACATCTGCACAACTGCAATCCCCACGCAGTGCTCTAGAGGGTGCTACAATGGCTTCTGTGCCAGTCTACTCTGAGGCACAACCATTAACTCTCACCCCTCAGCCTGAGGATGAGGCCGCAGTGTCACCAGAGGGAACTGAGGCGGTATTAACGGTCCAAGACCCTGCCGACATGCCTTACCAGTTCCAGGAGGTTCCCTTGGCAGATCACAAAGAGAACCACAGGACAGAAGCTGGGCTGGGGGAGCAAGAACCGCTTCTGTTGCAGTCAAAAGACCAAAACACTCAAGCAGCATCAGCAGGCACAAACAGCCCagtcaacacagagacacacagtccAGCTGGGGCTAACCAAGGAGAGGACACCGAGACACCCAAACGTAAAACCTGCCAGTGCTGCTCTGTCATGTAAAAGCCCACCCTTTACAGTAAATTCATTTCCTCCTCAGCCTGTCTTTCAGCTGTCCAATATAAAATGCACTCCTTCCCTTGCCTTTCCTCATCTGTTTTTTGCATAATTTTTTTGAATCGCTTCCTGTCCCCCCCACTCTTTCTCTGCCAAAATTCCTTGGATTAATCTTAAAACTTCCTCATCCCCCTCTTTGATACTCTGGGAGCATGTAAGCGCTCTCCAACCAAAAGAGATGGGCAGACCATGCAGGACTTGTTAATATTTAAGTGCCTTGTGAAGCTGTAACTAcactttttaaagtcttttcaCACAATGTACACCAAAGCTCAAGATGTTTTTACACTGTTGGATTCAATATTCTTGGTTAACAGACTGGACTAATCAGCCTagcaaaaaccaaaaatgtataattttgttACATCTTTTGTCTAATTCATCAGCTAACTTTCATCCTCTAAATATGACATGAAACTGGGAAAGTTCATAAAGGaaactgtttaaatgtattgactttaaaacaaagttattttattgattttggtttttagacattttgtttcattagctgagtattttttttcactatgtAATAGGTTTTGACAGTATACAGACTAATTACATGAAATGGTCAAATGGATGACCACTGAATacttttttgaaaaagaaatgcttttaaattaccTAAAAGTATGAGTTTTGTATTATTACCAGATGCACATTTGAAGAGTGTGTCAAGAGTTACTGAACCTGCTCTGTGCTTGGTTGTATGGACTGTATATACAAAACACATGCAGTCTCTGAGATGTCAGCTTTGAAATTATTATTGGATGATTAATGATTAAACTGACATTTGTGATACACTGCTTGACATTCTAGATGTTCTTCCTATCTCTGTTCCACAAACAGTGGATATGCCACAAAACCAGAAAATTGCTTCATGCAGGGGAAACTCACTGGATAATGTTTAACCATTAGTTTCATAATGTTGTCTCCAGTGTTGTAGAGATCATGGCTAAAGATTTGTTATTCTTACTTCCTGTTAAAAGTTAAGCACTAGCTGAGCAAGAGTTAGCCATGGCTAGGACTACCTGGGTTTAGACCTGGCAGCTAGCTGGCTCTGCCTGTTTTGCGTGGAGTTTTCACATCCCCCTTTGGCTGTATGGGTTTCCCCTGCAGTCTGAAGATGTGCTGATACAGGAGGTTAATTATCGTGCTTAAATTCTCCGTATGTGACAATGAAAATTGTCTGGCTCTGTGTGTTGATTGCCTGCCAGTCCTTTGATAGACTTGTGATTTGACCAGGGTGTCCTTTGCCCATTGACTGTTGGAATCCACTCCAGTAGTTCAACAATTGGAACAGACTGTAAAGATACTGTATCGGGTTGGAGGATGTTAAGCACCTGCACCTAATGCTTAGTGGTTATTATCACAACTACTTTCAACCAGCTTTGTAAACGCTTTTGAAAGGGGATCCtttgtttactgtacattacagTATTGTGTGGCTTTATGCACATTCAGCTTTATAGTACTGTACATATTCCCCTGAAGGGGGGGAAAAGGAAACTGACAGTGATTTATAAGCAATTCAGCAGAAAGTGTAGGATTACAGAGACTAAGCAAACATGTctcacaaaataatttatgtaaatttgtGGAGCTTTTCAAAGCTGCCTGAGGTCTTAGGAGTGTGTACTCTGGCTCTTGTGGTAGTTTCTGTACATTGGTAACTGCAGTTCTCAAGGGCCAGACCAAAGCCTGAGTTCTTGGGGAAAGGAATGCAATAGTGTGTCCTCTAAATAGAGAAATAAGTTCAGCTAAACTTAAAGGCGAGAACCATCAGACTGGTGCCAGTACCTCTCTAAAAGACAAGAGATGGTTAGATAATAACCTGATCTTATAAAAAGGAAGCGATTAGTAAGGGCACACTTGCTCTTGCTGTGCAGTCACACCACAATTTAATGTGTCCATTCCCATCACCTGCTGCGTCTTATGTTAATCCACTCTACTGAACCATGTAACCCTGTGTCCTAGTTGatcatattttaaatcattagttgttgttttttttttataaaaataaattactttaaaaatacagtaaaagtgaGACTTGGAAGATATATCCTCCGTTAATTTAAGTGTCTTGGTGTatgaatcaataaaaatgttagaaatgtttATTGTTGCTAAAACTGTGTaggtataaaaaaaactccagtGCAAAGAAAAGTATTTAATTATGCATGTTATATGATCTCTCTGCATTGGGACTTGGTCCAGCCTGTGGGTCAACTGGATTCTTGACATTTGGAGGCAAGATTAGTTTTTGCAGGCAGCCCAGACGCCACTGAAGCTGAAAAGCCGGCTAAACTGAGTGAAAGCATTTCTACAGCTCAACCGATGAGTCTGTTGAGTTGTACCTATTCCAAGGAAGAAGGAGGGCGGTGGACAAGGGGGAGACTCCGATTCAGGTATTTAGGACTATAAAAATGCTACTAAGCTGCTTTGTCCATACTGGACCATCCCAGGAGCTTGgactgcacagaaaacaaagaatacAAAGGCTAAGACTCTGGTTCTTGCAGTGCTTTTACAGTGACAGAGATGGTATGGAGTTATGGTGAAAGAGACTACATTCCCTTatgttgaaatacaaaaaatattaaaacaatgtttttccattaacaacatttcaaatctaatttcagctagtacaaatgtgtgtgttaaaataaagtttagtaaaataatgaaaattatgttAATGCCAAAGTTTACATTTGGAACAAGATTGTGTTttctgatgagaccaaagttgCATCAAAGTTGGTTAGGAAAAATTGCTCATGAAGAGAGGATAAACATCCCAAAGTAAACAGGGAAAGGCTCACTGATTGTTCGGGGGTGTATGTCTGCATCAGGCACTGGAGCTCTGCATAAAGTGGAAGGAATAATGAATGTTGCCCAAAATCAGaagattttaaagaaaagactgaaaggatTTTATAGATTATAAAAGTGACGGAGGTACATACAAAGCACAGTActagaaaacatttcataaagggGGGTGCAAACTTTAGCTTTTATGATATCGTTTTCATTATTATactataattttctttttataaaaaccTTGACCATTTTAttgataaaggaacatttcaaaAGGGAATGCAAACTACTGTATTGCACTTAACTGTACTCATAACCCCATACATGAGTTGCATGTCGAATAGTCTTTATTCACAGACCGCCTATAATATTCGGAAAAATAAACTTCAGCCCAGGAGACGACAA
Encoded here:
- the palm3 gene encoding paralemmin-3 isoform X2, coding for MDEAEKYKQRLEAIAEKRRLQEEQDRARREMEDERLRLQQLKRKSLRDQWLMEGAPLSPTYLDTLSPFSPSFDFPAQEKDNQIDMCSHIVLQSEGKQSAEEKDKLKEQTEDSQTKAVRLAEAGEAKGEMAQDVVQNGESNAEGLETTEDEVNQSPQMNETPIILPNGSRDFNTNTNPSSLEQSIGSITNGPVCTAEVVISMKLEPGLSLDVSETEPGQVPNVNINEEEEEGTLVMRAECVIITDEGDDVPEDPTPYEDQHEIAQSEEIPLPKPETCKEGGEDVEGELTEEAAQERFTQPEMSEATEPTTEAEPVPTDAADVQDDIKINGDDCTKDEGQDKQSADPTSAQLQSPRSALEGATMASVPVYSEAQPLTLTPQPEDEAAVSPEGTEAVLTVQDPADMPYQFQEVPLADHKENHRTEAGLGEQEPLLLQSKDQNTQAASAGTNSPVNTETHSPAGANQGEDTETPKRKTCQCCSVM
- the palm3 gene encoding paralemmin-3 isoform X1, with protein sequence MALKDLLQRIFWGEMRNLRSIRMDEAEKYKQRLEAIAEKRRLQEEQDRARREMEDERLRLQQLKRKSLRDQWLMEGAPLSPTYLDTLSPFSPSFDFPAQEKDNQIDMCSHIVLQSEGKQSAEEKDKLKEQTEDSQTKAVRLAEAGEAKGEMAQDVVQNGESNAEGLETTEDEVNQSPQMNETPIILPNGSRDFNTNTNPSSLEQSIGSITNGPVCTAEVVISMKLEPGLSLDVSETEPGQVPNVNINEEEEEGTLVMRAECVIITDEGDDVPEDPTPYEDQHEIAQSEEIPLPKPETCKEGGEDVEGELTEEAAQERFTQPEMSEATEPTTEAEPVPTDAADVQDDIKINGDDCTKDEGQDKQSADPTSAQLQSPRSALEGATMASVPVYSEAQPLTLTPQPEDEAAVSPEGTEAVLTVQDPADMPYQFQEVPLADHKENHRTEAGLGEQEPLLLQSKDQNTQAASAGTNSPVNTETHSPAGANQGEDTETPKRKTCQCCSVM